From the Leptolyngbya sp. O-77 genome, one window contains:
- a CDS encoding glycosyltransferase: MSLAWLFIPISLVALSIAGGYFPQLRRAVAELPRPRTVQTDAEWITAPPRISVVIPMYNESENLAGCIRSVLDCTSLSADYLRVWVIDDQSTDSTLTQLYDLQAQLADPRLHILAGQPQPPDQRWSGKNWACFQAAQHADGDWLLFLDADVRLKPGAIASMVQTAIALHADLLTCIPQIVNGSLVEWLVQPLMFVNAMVTFNSEVVRDPKSPTTYALGPCLLFSRESYGAAGGHGSIGAEVAEDVAFARRLKHQGFRVVHVIGRDLLSLRMYRSFGTLWEGWTKVLYVGANYSVPLMLLLALVMLSIYTVPWLALAIALGSLLTAGSIAGWILLLLAIAGLGLQYAIRAIGAHALGTTTRYWWLHVLSGPLITALAIASIVKAETGWGWTWRGRSLKPLRR; encoded by the coding sequence GTGAGTCTAGCCTGGCTGTTTATCCCAATCTCTCTGGTGGCGCTGAGCATAGCAGGCGGTTATTTTCCTCAGTTGCGCCGCGCTGTGGCGGAGTTGCCTCGTCCCCGGACGGTTCAAACCGATGCCGAATGGATCACTGCACCGCCGCGGATTTCGGTGGTGATTCCGATGTACAACGAGTCCGAAAATCTGGCGGGCTGCATTCGCTCGGTGCTGGACTGCACAAGTTTGTCTGCCGATTATCTCCGGGTGTGGGTGATTGATGACCAGTCTACCGACAGCACACTGACGCAGTTGTATGACCTGCAAGCCCAGCTTGCTGATCCCCGGCTGCATATCCTGGCGGGGCAGCCCCAACCTCCCGACCAACGCTGGTCGGGCAAAAACTGGGCCTGCTTTCAGGCGGCACAACACGCAGACGGCGACTGGCTGCTGTTTCTTGATGCAGACGTGCGGCTAAAGCCAGGGGCGATCGCCTCGATGGTGCAAACGGCGATCGCCCTTCATGCAGACCTACTCACCTGCATTCCGCAAATTGTCAACGGGTCGTTGGTGGAGTGGCTGGTGCAGCCGCTGATGTTTGTCAACGCGATGGTCACATTTAACTCTGAAGTCGTGCGCGATCCGAAATCGCCGACGACCTACGCGCTGGGCCCCTGCCTGCTGTTTTCGCGGGAGAGCTACGGAGCGGCAGGTGGCCACGGCAGCATCGGCGCAGAGGTTGCGGAAGATGTCGCTTTTGCCCGCAGGCTAAAGCATCAGGGCTTTCGAGTGGTGCATGTTATCGGCCGCGACCTGCTGAGCCTGCGGATGTATCGCTCTTTTGGAACCCTCTGGGAAGGCTGGACGAAGGTGCTATACGTCGGCGCAAACTACAGTGTGCCGCTGATGCTGCTGCTGGCGCTGGTGATGCTGTCGATTTACACCGTGCCCTGGCTGGCGCTGGCGATCGCCCTTGGTTCTCTGCTCACGGCTGGCAGTATTGCTGGCTGGATATTGCTGCTGCTGGCGATCGCCGGCCTGGGGCTGCAATATGCCATTCGCGCTATCGGAGCCCATGCCCTGGGCACAACGACGCGCTACTGGTGGCTGCATGTCCTCAGCGGCCCGCTCATCACCGCGCTGGCGATCGCCTCTATTGTCAAAGCCGAAACGGGCTGGGGCTGGACTTGGCGGGGGCGATCGCTGAAGCCGCTGCGCCGATAG